The Drosophila simulans strain w501 chromosome 3R, Prin_Dsim_3.1, whole genome shotgun sequence genome contains the following window.
TGCACATTTTCCTCGTTTTGGTCCCGCTCAGTCTGAGGGTCCTGATCCCAATCGCGCTCCTCCTCACTGGGCTCTTCAGTTGGCGAACTGACCTCGCTACACgtcgatgtgtgtgtgctgctttTAGAGCTGTTCTGATTGTCCACCGTGCTCCAGGACTCAAGCTCGTGCTGCACCAAAGTATCGAAGAAGGCCAGCATTACCTGGTCCTCGTCGGTGTTACGAGCACTGAAGTCCTGGGACACATGATCCGATGACTCGCGGTGCAGTGCGCGTGTGCAGTAGGGCAGGGCTTCGGCTTGGGTAAGGGATCCTTCCCAGCCCTGCTGGGCAAAGGGACTCCACAGCTATGTTatcgattttattattattaggaTCTATATAGGCTTACCCAACCTACCTTAATGATCTTCTCCACGCCAGAGGAGGCGAGTAAGCAGCGTTCGCGATTGTACCGCACCTGGTTGACGATGGAACGGTGACCAGCGAGAATTACGGGAGTAGTCTCCATCCACTGGTTCTTTTCATCCACTGATAAAATAAGAACAATTATTTGAGGAATCTGCAAGCTGAATCCCTTAGCTAACTCACAGTCCACTCCTTCCAGGCGCCAGATAAACATGTTGAAGTTGTCCGAGCCTGAGACCACCAGCTCGTCCTGCGGCCCCGCAAATGTGCAACTCTTCATAGTGCAGGAGTTAAAGTATTCCTCATGGTAGAAAGTGGCCACCGGCTCCGGTGCTCCTGGGCTGTACAGGATCGGCGGTAGCCGGCGGTGCAGGGTGAGCAGAAGGGTGCCATTGCAATTGAAGCGCACGCTCATGCAGCTTGGGGACTCCGGGATGTAGTTGAACTGACATAGGGCCCTGGTGCACAACAAGTGAGTGAGTAAGATTATAAGGCAAATACTAGGATAAACTTACTGCTGGTGGTGCCTTAGATCCCAGAGCATGGCTCCCCTTTTCGCGTTGGCAGTGGCCAGAAAATGGCCATTAAGTGGGTGAAACTCCACGGCGTTAAAGGGCGTCTTGAACTTGGCGATTGCCAGCGGTTCGGACTTCCCTGCCCTTAGGTCGTACACTAGGATCTCGCCGTGCTCCGTGGCCACGCTCAAGAGATGGCCACTGATCCTGTCTACACTTAAACCATAAACAGGTCCATCGTGCGAAAAGTGGTTCAGGATTTTCCCTCTTTACAGAGAAGGGATATAACCAGTTATTGtttagcataaattatttaactaaagaaatttaaatcatAACAGTCAGtatgaaaaaatcaaattaaatgtttagaATTTATGAACTATTAGCAAAGCCTCGTTAAACGCTTTGGAACTCACGTTTCTAGGTCATGCTGGATGACCAAATCATCGTTGCCCCcggaaaaaatataagaattttGGGTGTCAAATCCCAGGCAGAAGATGTTGCTGGCATGCTTCTCGTTCATGGAGCGGGGTTTTCCAAACTTGGATACCAGCTCGCGGTCAATGTTCCACAGTAGAACCCTCTTGTCGTCGCCACCTGGTGGACGAGGAAAGCACTGATTAGCTGGGAGGGCAGGAGGATATCAACAGGTATCTCCACTCACCTGAAGCCAGGAACTGACCGCCCGAGCTGAACTCCAGGGCATTTACACATCCGTAGTGACCGGTTAGGTTGCGCTGGTAGAGATTCTGAGCCGCACTTAGTCGCTCGCGAAAAATGGCCGAGGGAAGGTGGCCAGCCACCAATATGTTCTCACGCTGGCTAAGGGCCACGTCCAGATTGCGGGTCTCCAGCGAGCGCAGGTTCCGCCAAAGGCTCATTTTCCGGGCTCCGTCAACTGGGTTTCTTTGCACGGAGGTCGAGATGCTGCCCTTGCAGGGGCTGGGACTCTGATTCCGGTTCTGTTGTGGTCTCCAGCAGGGCAGTGGTCTAGGTTCACGCATATCGCTCTCACTGCGATGGGGCTTCGAACTGGAACCGCAGCGCGCTTCCTTGCATCAATGCAATCCCTTAATTGCGCACTCTTAAAGACCAGAAAGGCACGTTCAAATCTTTTACATGCAGCTTATAAGATTCAGTCAGAAAAACGAACACAAATGTATGTACTTTATAGAGAACAACTACTCGTTTCGACTGGTTTATCATCACTTCGCATCGCTCCCTAATCAAAACTAAGGCAGAAAGTATACAAACCGAGAAACCACCGAACAGCTGTTCGCCCAGCCAGCTACAGTGGGACCAAGGCAACCGAAAAAGGGGAGCAGCGGTGGCTCGAATCCGAGATAAGAGACAACAGCGAACAGGTTTTCAAATCATTTTACCTTTGAGATTTACATTGGCATAAGATTGAACTAAAGTTAAGTTAAAACAATAACATATTTGATCAGGTTTTGTCACcagttttcaaaatttatagtGATTTTCGGATCTCTAGTGGACTCAAGCGTTTAACAATGACCGACGATAATTCAGCATCAAAGAGCGAAAATATAATACCTGGTAAGACCGAAGgtgtttaattatattaaaattaagctCCTCTCTTGCAATGCCATGTACTTAACATGTACATGCAACATTTGAATATGCTCAATGGCAGATTTACTCCATCCCGATTTCCTCCCAGTTTTTCTAAGTAATTTCGATGAAAAGGAGCAGGTGCGTCAACTCTTCTTATACCTTCACAACTTGCAAGACCGCTTGCGGCATGGCATTCAGGAGCACCAGAAGGTAATGCAGTCGTCGGTGAAGCTGCTCAAGGAGGTGGGCGATGTGAATGACATGATGCAGCTCGCGAGGTGTGGCCACCAGGCCGAGGCCACCAAGATTCAGCGCCTGATTGTGGGTTTCGAGGCGGTTAATGCGGTGCACGCCGCGCAGACCTCCGGCGTGGCGGGCATGAGCTTGCCTTCTGACCTCACCGAGATTCAAAGTCTGTTGATGAAATTTGAGCACCTCAATGAGAGCCAAGTTCTGCGGGAGAGCCTGGAGAACTTCAATCGTGCCCGAGACTCCCTGGAGAAGGTTCTCGGCTTTCTAGAAAAGATTGGCAGCGAATCTTCACGGCCGTCTCCACAAGGAAGTCAACTCTTTGGGTGTCCCAGTGACAGCCGCAGCTTGCGCGAGAAGATCGAAGCCTTCAACAAGGTCTTAGATGCGGCCCCCGAGAAGCTGGGCGATACCTGCCGTCATTTTAAAGAGTGCTTCTGTAGCTGCTGCACTTTGGACGAGTCCTTCGAGTCCAAAGGGCACAATCCCCTCCCCGTTGCCTCGAAAACAAATTCGGGCTACGAGGGGGACATAGACAGCGAAGTAGAGCAGCCGGAGCAGGTCAATAACGCATCGAGGGCGGATATAAAGGCCGATCGGTAAAAAAACTGATATTGGTGAAGAGCAAGCATTAAAcacatttaatgcaatttagtTGCATTTAGAAGTATCTTTTTTATGCCTAATGGTGTACGATTGTAAAGGACgatcataaaaaaaaggacTAAGGACTATGTtcccaaattaaattttagttgGTATAAGAGAGATGTATATGAATCAAGCCTTCATAttatactttaaataataaacagaCAAAAGCTCTATAAATATACCTCttaaaaagaatatttaaatgctttgtATTATGCCAACTAATATCGACACAGGAAATTGATTTTGCTGgattttaaatcaaaacaaaggaatTTATTAGGTtcgaaagttttctttttaaaatgcTTTACTTAGGAGCCAAAGTCTATAATTTTTGAAACTTTGGACTTGTTCTCGTCTTATATACATTATGTTGATATCCACTTTTATACTTAAAACTACGAACTGTTGCAATTCAACTGCAAATTGTTGTATAAAAAAGCGCGAGTTCAGGTAATTAGGTATTGTCTTCATTGTGACGTGAGGTGGAAATACACATTAAAATATCACACTAAACTACAGTAATAGCATTTATAAAATCACGATGCATCCCTGGAAATCCTGGCCTCGTCGAGTTTCTGGCGAGGTTAGCAGTTCGACTCTGCGGCCTGGAAAAGGTCCGAGTAGTTGATAGCAAAGAAGATGGCCACTGCCCCGATAGCGGATCCTAGCTGCGTAATGGCGCCCACCCAGACCAGCGATTGTCCACCCTGCGCCCGCATAACCGTGGTGATTCCCAGTTTCGTGTAGCTCACAATCCCCACCAGCAAAGTCCAGGCTGTGACCACGAGTACGGCACCCACGGTCTGGTCGTGAAGAGGCGGAAGAGGACTCAGGGCCGCCGTGGTGAAAACATAGCTGGTCAGCAGACCCGCAAGGATAGAGAGCACCGTGATAATCCGCAGGGAGGTAAAATGCAGGAACATGGCCATGAAGCAGGCCACCGGGTTGGCTATCACACTCAGGGTGGCTGCTAGGTGGTACGCTTGGGCTCCGTACGGGGCACTGGAGTAGGACTGTATGCTGCCGAACATTCCGTTACTGAACAGCGAAATCGCACCGATTAGTAGGAGCAGGTATGTGTACTGGCCTTTACTCAGCTTTTCCGCTTCTTGCTGGTTATCCGCCTCTCCGTAAACGTACTTGTTGCCCTCACTGACGGTCACCTGGGCGTActcccttttggccaatgGGAGGGAATTCAGAAGTGCATACCCCACATAGGCTAGCACCATGAGCGCGAAAAGAATGAGGAAGAAAACACGGGTATCGAATCTCGGAGGTGTCTTCTGCAGCTCGTAGACCTCCT
Protein-coding sequences here:
- the LOC6730382 gene encoding DDB1- and CUL4-associated factor 5, with the translated sequence MREPRPLPCWRPQQNRNQSPSPCKGSISTSVQRNPVDGARKMSLWRNLRSLETRNLDVALSQRENILVAGHLPSAIFRERLSAAQNLYQRNLTGHYGCVNALEFSSGGQFLASGGDDKRVLLWNIDRELVSKFGKPRSMNEKHASNIFCLGFDTQNSYIFSGGNDDLVIQHDLETGKILNHFSHDGPVYGLSVDRISGHLLSVATEHGEILVYDLRAGKSEPLAIAKFKTPFNAVEFHPLNGHFLATANAKRGAMLWDLRHHQQALCQFNYIPESPSCMSVRFNCNGTLLLTLHRRLPPILYSPGAPEPVATFYHEEYFNSCTMKSCTFAGPQDELVVSGSDNFNMFIWRLEGVDLDEKNQWMETTPVILAGHRSIVNQVRYNRERCLLASSGVEKIIKLWSPFAQQGWEGSLTQAEALPYCTRALHRESSDHVSQDFSARNTDEDQVMLAFFDTLVQHELESWSTVDNQNSSKSSTHTSTCSEVSSPTEEPSEEERDWDQDPQTERDQNEENVQDQDIDTPNVSELSWQTYPNRIFYLIAKKRRALLQLAVRGTSRHPRNVDQLLHRLLGEQKQAATQARISDWLEETQRLFGDDELPTTSAEAAAREQRRRDGVLFCRNRRTHEFKIVETPKSRITQRIRKRKLRQPIQTAKHRRATGRPGTTEMDESSSSSDTRATYDSDDEETSTGDNNNNNTNERESVQTDDDGDNSSTTSLTSMEAQFSQAPSTSSSFLFHQMESNNNSQLTSNQNHKAVNGLVPDNCNTESTASTSSSM
- the LOC6730383 gene encoding uncharacterized protein LOC6730383, whose product is MTDDNSASKSENIIPVFLSNFDEKEQVRQLFLYLHNLQDRLRHGIQEHQKVMQSSVKLLKEVGDVNDMMQLARCGHQAEATKIQRLIVGFEAVNAVHAAQTSGVAGMSLPSDLTEIQSLLMKFEHLNESQVLRESLENFNRARDSLEKVLGFLEKIGSESSRPSPQGSQLFGCPSDSRSLREKIEAFNKVLDAAPEKLGDTCRHFKECFCSCCTLDESFESKGHNPLPVASKTNSGYEGDIDSEVEQPEQVNNASRADIKADR